A genomic region of Stegostoma tigrinum isolate sSteTig4 chromosome 15, sSteTig4.hap1, whole genome shotgun sequence contains the following coding sequences:
- the rps4x gene encoding small ribosomal subunit protein eS4, translated as MARGPKKHLKRLAAPRHWMLDKLTGVFAPRPSTGPHKLRECLPLIIFLRNRLKYALTGDEVKKICMQRFIKIDGKVRTDVTYPTGFMDVISIDKTNEHFRLIYDTKGRFAVHRITAEEAKYKLCKVRKIRVGTKGIPHLVTHDARTIRYPDPLIKVNDTVQIDLDTGKITDFIKFDTGNLCMVIGGANLGRIGVITNRERHPGSFDVVHVKDANGNSFATRLSNIFVIGKGNKPWVSLPRGKGIRLTIAEERDKRLAAKQSSN; from the exons ATG GCCCGGGGTCCAAAGAAGCACCTGAAGCGCCTGGCGGCTCCCCGGCATTGGATGCTGGATAAACTGACTGGAGTATTT GCTCCCCGTCCATCTACTGGTCCACACAAGCTCCGGGAGTGTCTCCCCCTCATCATTTTCCTCAGAAATCGTCTGAAGTATGCTTTGACTGGTGATGAGGTGAAGAAGATCTGTATGCAGAGATTCATCAAAATTGATGGCAAAGTCCGTACTGATGTGACTTACCCAACTGGATTCATGG ATGTGATCAGCATTGATAAAACAAATGAACATTTCCGTCTCATCTATGACACCAAGGGTCGTTTTGCAGTGCACCGAATTACAGCTGAGGAGGCCAAG TATAAGCTGTGCAAAGTAAGAAAGATTCGAGTGGGCACCAAGGGAATTCCTCACCTGGTTACACATGATGCACGAACCATTCGCTATCCAGATCCTCTGATTAAGGTCAATGACACTGTGCAGATTGACCTGGATACTGGCAAGATCACAGACTTCATCAAGTTTGATACAG GTAATTTGTGCATGGTGATTGGAGGTGCTAACTTGGGTCGTATTGGAGTAATCACTAATCGTGAGAGGCACCCTGGTTCTTTTGATGTTGTTCATGTGAAGGATGCTAATGGTAATAGCTTTGCTACCAGGCTTTCCAACATTTTCGTTATTGGCAAG GGCAATAAGCCATGGGTTTCCCTGCCTCGTGGAAAGGGTATCCGCCTCACCATTGCCGAAGAGAGAGACAAAAGACTGGCGGCAAAGCAGAGTAGCAATTGA